A single Actinomadura algeriensis DNA region contains:
- a CDS encoding AAA family ATPase, with product MTVETPAWVRELEMAVPVYPQVLLTGNVRDRYMLPGPGGRPRPCGLLQVVDRVCRAHGFGAYYWHDQVRQRFQLYRFDESMKLPDELKFLEEKSGDDPVPPQDGEEPGDIMAHLTRLREMLVCTVGHRGPAIGALFPYAAAVGGGDPNDPEARSLLWLVEALGHAAQPVPSTASKAAVPPYNTLFWVVERPEQLPRGFPVDNRRLRVIAVPEPSRDERRVLARRIVRDLTGVEPERHDRTLREAADTLTSATHGMRNIETLAIGRLARLRDLPPDRLDDAARLYRVGVVDNPWASTALREKIIGSADRPSGEAYLNSRVIGQPDAVRQAVQVITRSATGLTGAQTGSSPNRPRGVLFLSGPTGVGKTELAKGIAQLIIGDDAEPIRFDMSEFAGEHARDRLIGAPPGYVGHDTGGELTNAVRANPMSVLLFDEIDKAHPRLFDLFLQILEDGRLTDGRGATVFFTETVLVFTSNLGIRGESPEGTPVELTSRTDRATVQKALRTAFNEFFDKRIGRPELRNRFGGNFIAMNFIAHEHVPRILDRALDSVAERVRRLHDAVLEVGEHAYETLRGHAVAQLDHGGRGILNIVESALVNPLSVLLFETPAESGEKITVERIDLNGEHWTLRVDRCPE from the coding sequence GTGACCGTCGAAACGCCCGCGTGGGTGCGGGAGCTGGAGATGGCCGTCCCGGTCTATCCGCAGGTGCTGCTCACCGGCAACGTCCGCGACCGCTACATGCTCCCCGGCCCCGGCGGACGCCCGCGGCCGTGCGGGCTCCTCCAGGTCGTGGACCGCGTGTGCCGGGCACACGGCTTCGGCGCGTACTACTGGCACGACCAGGTGAGGCAGCGGTTCCAGCTCTACCGGTTCGACGAGTCCATGAAGCTGCCGGACGAGCTGAAGTTCCTGGAGGAGAAGTCCGGCGACGACCCCGTCCCGCCGCAGGACGGCGAGGAGCCCGGCGACATCATGGCCCACCTGACCAGGCTGCGCGAAATGCTGGTCTGCACGGTCGGGCATCGCGGCCCGGCGATCGGCGCGTTGTTCCCGTACGCCGCCGCCGTCGGCGGGGGCGACCCCAACGATCCCGAGGCTCGGAGCCTGCTGTGGCTGGTGGAGGCCCTCGGGCACGCGGCACAGCCCGTCCCGTCCACCGCGAGCAAGGCGGCCGTCCCGCCCTACAACACCCTGTTCTGGGTGGTGGAGCGGCCCGAGCAGCTCCCCCGCGGGTTCCCGGTGGACAACCGGCGGCTGCGGGTCATCGCGGTGCCCGAGCCGTCCCGCGACGAGCGCCGGGTCCTCGCCCGCCGCATCGTCCGGGACCTGACCGGGGTGGAGCCGGAGCGGCACGACCGGACGCTGCGCGAGGCCGCCGACACCCTCACGTCCGCCACCCACGGCATGCGCAACATCGAGACGCTCGCGATCGGGCGACTCGCCCGGCTCCGCGACCTTCCCCCGGACCGGCTGGACGACGCGGCCCGCCTCTACCGCGTCGGGGTGGTCGACAACCCGTGGGCGTCCACGGCGCTCCGCGAGAAGATCATCGGCTCGGCGGACCGGCCCAGCGGCGAGGCGTACCTGAACAGCCGCGTCATCGGCCAGCCGGACGCGGTGCGGCAGGCCGTCCAGGTGATCACCCGGTCGGCGACCGGGCTGACCGGCGCGCAGACCGGCAGCTCCCCGAACCGGCCGCGCGGCGTGCTGTTCCTGTCCGGCCCGACCGGGGTCGGCAAGACCGAACTGGCCAAGGGCATCGCCCAGCTCATCATCGGCGACGACGCCGAGCCGATCCGGTTCGACATGAGCGAGTTCGCCGGCGAGCACGCGCGGGACCGGCTCATCGGCGCGCCGCCCGGCTACGTCGGGCACGACACGGGCGGCGAACTGACCAACGCGGTCCGCGCGAACCCCATGTCGGTGCTGCTGTTCGACGAGATCGACAAGGCGCACCCCCGGCTGTTCGACCTCTTCCTGCAGATCCTGGAGGACGGCCGGCTCACCGACGGCCGCGGCGCCACGGTGTTCTTCACCGAGACCGTCCTGGTCTTCACCTCCAATCTCGGCATCCGGGGCGAGTCGCCCGAGGGCACGCCCGTCGAACTGACCTCCCGGACCGACCGGGCGACCGTCCAGAAGGCGTTGCGCACCGCGTTCAACGAGTTCTTCGACAAGCGGATCGGACGGCCGGAGCTGCGCAACCGCTTCGGCGGCAACTTCATCGCGATGAACTTCATCGCCCACGAGCACGTGCCGCGCATCCTCGACCGCGCGCTCGACTCGGTCGCCGAACGCGTCCGGCGGCTGCACGACGCCGTCCTGGAGGTCGGCGAGCACGCCTACGAGACGCTGCGCGGCCACGCCGTCGCCCAGCTCGACCACGGCGGCCGCGGCATCCTCAACATCGTCGAGTCCGCGCTGGTGAACCCCCTGTCGGTGCTGCTGTTCGAGACGCCCGCCGAGTCCGGCGAGAAGATCACCGTGGAGCGGATCGACCTGAACGGCGAGCACTGGACGCTGCGGGTGGACCGATGCCCAGAGTGA
- a CDS encoding 4Fe-4S single cluster domain-containing protein gives MPRVNRFGFPITALGPGRRLAVWFQGCALACRGCLARDTWDPGGGADRTVADLTRLWTDALRAGADGLTVSGGEPLAQPDGLAAFLAAAAGVRDDLAPDADLLVYTGHEPAEITDPAPLAHADAVITGRYDVTRPTRLIWRGSANQILTPRTPRGRARYAPYLDHEPERAPMQVAVNDRHVWFAGVPRRGDLNRLRRELADRGVTFEEVSWRS, from the coding sequence ATGCCCAGAGTGAACCGGTTCGGGTTCCCGATCACGGCCCTCGGGCCCGGCCGCCGCCTCGCCGTCTGGTTCCAGGGCTGCGCGCTGGCCTGCCGGGGCTGCCTCGCCCGCGACACCTGGGACCCCGGCGGCGGCGCCGACCGCACCGTCGCGGACCTGACCCGGCTGTGGACGGACGCGCTGCGCGCGGGCGCCGACGGGCTCACCGTCTCCGGCGGCGAGCCGCTCGCGCAGCCGGACGGGCTCGCCGCGTTCCTCGCCGCCGCGGCGGGCGTCCGGGACGACCTCGCCCCGGACGCCGACCTGCTCGTCTACACCGGTCACGAGCCGGCCGAGATCACCGACCCGGCGCCGCTGGCGCACGCCGACGCGGTGATCACCGGCCGGTACGACGTCACCCGGCCGACCCGGCTGATCTGGCGCGGTTCGGCCAACCAGATCCTCACGCCCCGCACGCCGCGTGGCCGCGCCCGCTACGCGCCGTACCTCGACCACGAGCCCGAGCGCGCGCCCATGCAGGTCGCGGTGAACGACCGCCACGTCTGGTTCGCCGGCGTGCCCCGGCGCGGGGACCTCAACCGGTTGCGGCGGGAACTGGCCGACCGCGGAGTCACGTTCGAGGAGGTCTCATGGCGGAGCTGA
- a CDS encoding FHA domain-containing protein → MAELTYRCPVEPDSCPAGDEPGSCEEHFEPWEFMPEYAPPAAPEAGTPDGGTAADAGTGGPGGTGTEIALLFEGTILPVPPEGMRIGRTCSPWKTVPGFADLHQVSREHARLDWRDGVLMVTDLTSTNGTYVDGTEIAEPAPLRPGAALRLGENVHLTVAELDEFGLPRT, encoded by the coding sequence ATGGCGGAGCTGACCTACCGCTGCCCGGTGGAACCCGACTCCTGCCCGGCGGGGGACGAACCGGGCTCCTGCGAGGAGCACTTCGAGCCCTGGGAGTTCATGCCCGAGTACGCGCCCCCCGCCGCCCCGGAGGCGGGCACGCCGGACGGGGGCACGGCCGCGGACGCGGGCACGGGCGGCCCCGGCGGCACGGGCACCGAGATCGCGCTGCTGTTCGAGGGGACGATCCTGCCGGTGCCCCCCGAAGGCATGCGGATCGGGCGCACCTGCTCGCCCTGGAAGACCGTTCCCGGTTTCGCCGACCTCCACCAGGTGTCGCGCGAGCACGCGCGGCTCGACTGGCGGGACGGCGTCCTGATGGTCACCGACCTGACCTCCACCAACGGCACCTACGTGGACGGCACCGAGATCGCCGAACCGGCCCCGCTGCGTCCGGGCGCGGCGCTCCGGCTCGGCGAGAACGTCCATCTGACGGTGGCGGAGCTCGACGAATTCGGACTTCCGAGGACGTGA
- a CDS encoding protein kinase domain-containing protein: MTTTPQPGELPDEMSDDRPVAPETIVQRPPSTRGAPPTEERRAPGTPGAPPTISQRPPGTSGTPGAPPTISQRAAQGPDADASAPRSAPFPSGLLAEYEPVEEIGHGFESIVWHAVRRADGESVAVKVYWIGKSIDHRVLTVLRRPEFRRYAPRIDEVGVEKSGYGVHEWIVMEYLPTSLAHVVRDERTEPGGLPHDRARALLGEIAELLDFWYEQDGLIPTDVKPDNFALRPGIAGGPDELVLCDFGGTARDTATAAIAANGEIMAARAYLAPEALGGVFHPASPFWSLGHIVYEMVTGTPYFRVDERDQTILLNVATAEPDVSGVPDDTWRLLVAGLFTRAPEDRWRAPEIRRWLAGERPDVIRPAVPDKRAPTPMQFHTTTHRSPDTLARALLEDSKQAAPWMQSEGGRLADWLDEYDLAGDFDVGLLRRDRTSIGPELVLQFGAVHAPDARPACFGHPVDVRGLTRLCGDADAGHRVLPLLFGGEGATLLEHAARFRCGHGRCCPHPGAAEGEPGCGCRCLRLLDVADAVPGIVAEAKKIITEARWAGNPFTGPSAQSATRTLYGTALGLTLGNLATREALGTALYLPAAVIGRRAVPGPRGWAELCARAARTGRFVAGGRAAVTAVAVLRPGMELKAGPSSAERLREAASYRLRAALVLVPALALAAWSGAVSVRLLTGRVNPWPTEMTTGMSETIGTDALQRVTTLLPLVLFAALLACALPRRAASTVLTLTGVTFLLGWFPGALPGLDEREWAPGALAHALGNWTGIAGFLLVPIAALVLAGTAASILANVKARLGDGPNPVRLKLRAWGVPVLLVSVSALLWSTMVLGDVFGFGFTYSEVEDDGLVHVPSTGRDAAQAAVDLAPGLLAVAITVGLMVRGRRDATRPILIAVAIAVVLGLWTLWVPADVRDFVPVLDNPALTAFAREIGDLGGATWWWAIVLPLAVHAVLASIRKEK, from the coding sequence ATGACCACGACCCCCCAGCCAGGCGAACTTCCCGACGAGATGTCCGACGACCGTCCGGTGGCACCGGAGACGATCGTCCAGCGCCCCCCGTCCACACGCGGCGCCCCGCCCACCGAGGAACGGCGAGCCCCCGGCACGCCCGGCGCCCCGCCCACCATCAGCCAGCGACCGCCCGGCACCTCCGGCACGCCCGGCGCCCCGCCCACCATCAGCCAGCGCGCCGCGCAGGGGCCGGACGCCGACGCGTCCGCGCCCCGGTCCGCGCCGTTCCCGAGCGGGCTGCTCGCCGAGTACGAGCCCGTGGAGGAGATCGGGCACGGCTTCGAGAGCATCGTGTGGCACGCCGTGCGGCGGGCGGACGGCGAGTCCGTCGCGGTGAAGGTCTACTGGATCGGCAAGTCGATCGACCACCGGGTACTGACCGTGCTGCGGCGGCCGGAGTTCCGCAGGTACGCCCCGAGGATCGACGAGGTCGGAGTAGAGAAGTCCGGTTACGGCGTCCACGAGTGGATCGTGATGGAGTACCTCCCGACATCGCTCGCGCACGTCGTCCGCGACGAGCGCACCGAGCCGGGCGGGCTGCCGCACGACCGCGCCCGGGCCCTGCTCGGCGAGATCGCCGAGCTGCTCGACTTCTGGTACGAGCAAGACGGCCTCATCCCGACCGACGTCAAGCCCGACAACTTCGCCCTGCGCCCCGGAATCGCGGGCGGGCCGGACGAACTGGTGCTGTGCGACTTCGGCGGCACCGCCCGCGACACCGCCACGGCCGCGATCGCGGCGAACGGCGAGATCATGGCGGCCCGCGCCTACCTCGCCCCCGAGGCGCTCGGCGGCGTCTTCCACCCGGCGTCGCCGTTCTGGTCGCTCGGGCACATCGTGTACGAGATGGTCACCGGGACGCCGTACTTTCGCGTCGACGAACGCGACCAGACCATTCTGCTGAACGTCGCCACCGCCGAGCCCGACGTCTCCGGCGTCCCCGACGACACGTGGCGGCTGCTGGTGGCGGGGCTGTTCACCCGGGCGCCGGAGGACCGGTGGCGAGCACCCGAGATCCGCCGGTGGCTCGCGGGAGAACGTCCAGACGTGATCCGCCCGGCCGTTCCGGACAAGCGCGCCCCGACGCCGATGCAGTTCCACACCACGACCCACCGCTCCCCGGACACGCTGGCACGCGCGCTGCTGGAGGACTCGAAGCAGGCCGCGCCGTGGATGCAGAGCGAGGGGGGCCGCCTCGCCGACTGGCTGGACGAGTACGACCTCGCCGGGGACTTCGACGTCGGACTGCTGCGGCGGGACCGCACGAGCATCGGCCCCGAGCTGGTGCTCCAGTTCGGCGCCGTCCACGCCCCGGACGCACGCCCCGCCTGCTTCGGGCACCCGGTCGACGTCCGGGGCCTCACCCGGCTCTGCGGCGACGCCGACGCCGGTCACCGGGTGCTGCCGTTGCTGTTCGGGGGCGAGGGCGCAACCCTGCTGGAGCACGCCGCGCGGTTCCGCTGCGGGCACGGCCGCTGCTGCCCGCATCCCGGCGCGGCCGAGGGCGAGCCGGGCTGCGGGTGCCGGTGCCTGCGGCTGCTGGACGTCGCGGACGCGGTCCCGGGCATCGTCGCGGAGGCAAAAAAGATCATCACCGAGGCTCGGTGGGCCGGGAATCCGTTCACCGGCCCCTCCGCCCAGTCCGCCACCCGAACCCTCTACGGCACCGCCCTGGGCCTGACCCTGGGAAATCTGGCCACGCGGGAGGCCCTCGGCACCGCCCTCTACCTCCCGGCCGCGGTCATCGGCCGCCGCGCGGTCCCGGGCCCGCGCGGGTGGGCCGAACTGTGCGCCCGCGCGGCCCGCACCGGACGGTTCGTTGCGGGCGGCCGGGCGGCGGTCACCGCCGTCGCCGTGCTCCGCCCCGGCATGGAGCTGAAAGCCGGGCCGAGCTCGGCGGAGCGGCTCCGCGAGGCCGCCTCGTACCGGCTGCGGGCCGCGCTCGTCCTGGTGCCGGCCCTGGCGCTGGCGGCCTGGTCCGGCGCGGTGTCGGTGCGCCTGCTGACGGGGCGGGTCAACCCGTGGCCCACCGAGATGACGACCGGCATGTCCGAGACCATCGGCACGGACGCGCTGCAACGGGTGACGACGCTGCTGCCGCTCGTCCTGTTCGCGGCGCTCCTCGCCTGCGCGCTGCCCAGGCGCGCGGCGAGCACCGTGCTCACGCTCACCGGCGTCACGTTCCTGCTCGGCTGGTTCCCCGGCGCCCTACCCGGTCTGGACGAACGCGAGTGGGCGCCCGGCGCGCTCGCCCACGCGCTGGGCAACTGGACGGGCATCGCGGGGTTCCTCCTCGTTCCGATCGCGGCGCTCGTCCTGGCCGGGACCGCCGCGTCGATCCTCGCCAACGTGAAGGCCCGGCTCGGCGACGGGCCGAATCCGGTGCGCCTGAAGCTGCGGGCGTGGGGCGTCCCGGTGCTCCTGGTCTCGGTGAGCGCGCTGCTGTGGTCGACGATGGTGCTGGGCGACGTGTTCGGGTTCGGCTTCACCTACTCCGAGGTCGAGGACGACGGTCTCGTGCACGTCCCGTCCACCGGCCGGGACGCCGCGCAGGCGGCCGTCGACCTCGCGCCGGGCCTGCTGGCGGTCGCGATCACCGTCGGGCTGATGGTGCGGGGGCGCCGGGACGCGACGCGGCCGATCCTGATCGCCGTCGCGATCGCCGTCGTGCTCGGGCTGTGGACGCTCTGGGTGCCCGCCGACGTCCGCGACTTCGTCCCCGTTCTGGACAACCCCGCACTGACCGCGTTCGCGCGGGAGATCGGTGATCTGGGCGGCGCCACCTGGTGGTGGGCGATCGTCCTGCCGCTCGCCGTCCACGCCGTTCTCGCGTCGATACGGAAGGAGAAATGA
- a CDS encoding CHAT domain-containing protein, with protein MTDAPDFEFLLLEPRARHAAAPAGTDAARAAARDIAFLLAGRHSLLGTPDDLPEMIERAEEALGGPDEGRHVELRCLAAEARAERWISAYDAGKTPGTGDLDRAIEHLTAALDAGEGTAFHEEIVRELGTALFRRAEALPEDPAERRKYIDRSVVHLRTARDLAPDDAPDLLFMLGLCFVYRLEEGRARPGEREEAIGCLTAVWDDLPPGDELGPDIAMDIGDLHYDAYLDTDAEEREEEVAALTRAIEWCRRAVDEPSGYARFRLGTALSRRHLLGAGEPGDGDTARRLLTDVLPELPREAAAFAHRELGDLAMSRATARPGASGRTDERADEQASDPTDEQAAEIAEACGRYRAAFLADGSPDWNGSIHALIADALFQFSPAQPGSIDDVREPLHHASTAWRLLGPGPERRGTGYQLFSLLFSVLQDLLAPDLPADLLDLVVEVCGEVGPEFDEDMRRADDDAVRAEFGAFHGMMLAQRGDRRNDPGDLGAAGPVLDAAYELADLDDPEQELGVLLLSGGYAFLATNFQGPTSTARAKDLLRRLLRSDPDDLDVRFVLALVLGVETTVDQDLTLLREAVREVELLHADLPVGDGRRERLLQLLAPLYDGLAGRTGRVDHAEKAQRFREELGRLNERSDAYSDDARTGLMAVNALSGALSEASGGKRSSVMRDRLDKADSLLRRMPADSPLRKTIGAYRQMASWTRAGQSSDGDTFRDISARLTELSGHLQETGPDHPYQAMLRMQFAAELARLGNVTSDMSLITHAMEYIPDLPTEADKEDMTQLLSQSGGVMVTYAGWSISRDPAWLRDCLRRIEWLVEQPGLPPVYRLGLKILCAVVRRDMGDRAVSRELVLAALRQVGQLVLLQSTSDDALVSVRQIGSLQQVYGRWFVDDNDPRGLVAFLEHTRGLVLHAATSVTDIPHLLEEAGRDDLAEQWRASPHGAPPGAPRDPAAWPENVEPTAELLMTGALSGLGFDDDLRDRVIDALAAAPAAARLFTAPDIAELAGALTETGADALVYLVPPVEGRPGAVVMLTAGGAVEWIPAPHFTAGPMRVLDHYADEQRAYLDLLGTPAGDSNDDADAAEERKEALRTAVQRVERALGQLCDWAWFAVLREVVPAARRLRPDGAAPRVVLVPVGRLGMVPWHAARRVPRDGGAPHYALHDLAISYAATGRQLADVARRPSRPLVEAPVIVSPEFGDLLWGWFECAELRERFYPGAVVYGQDAEGTSGHGTPQKLQKHFPGPDRAGASLVHTGCHAVALPDQPTQSYLQPVRGSEQVLRISTLLGDARGRDPRAPGGTIVLASCTSDLTRADHDEALTLATGFLTLGAATVLGTRWAVSDRYSAMLSIRLHELLAEGRPPRDALREAQLWMIDGACGPGGPADPALRAAADEVDAGSGLRAHDIMSWAGFTHQGR; from the coding sequence ATGACCGACGCCCCAGATTTCGAGTTCCTCCTGCTGGAGCCGCGGGCCCGCCACGCCGCGGCACCGGCGGGCACCGACGCTGCCCGTGCCGCCGCCCGGGACATCGCGTTCCTGCTGGCCGGCCGGCACTCGCTCCTCGGGACGCCGGACGACCTGCCCGAGATGATCGAGCGCGCCGAGGAGGCGCTGGGCGGTCCCGACGAGGGCAGGCACGTCGAGTTGCGCTGCCTGGCCGCCGAGGCCCGCGCCGAGCGGTGGATCTCCGCGTACGACGCCGGAAAGACACCCGGGACCGGCGACCTGGACCGTGCGATCGAGCACCTGACGGCGGCTCTGGACGCCGGTGAAGGCACCGCCTTCCACGAGGAGATCGTGCGGGAACTCGGCACCGCCCTGTTCCGCCGCGCGGAGGCACTCCCGGAGGACCCGGCGGAGCGGCGGAAGTACATCGACCGCAGCGTGGTACACCTGCGCACCGCACGGGACCTCGCTCCGGACGACGCGCCGGATCTCCTGTTCATGCTGGGGCTCTGCTTCGTCTACCGCCTGGAGGAGGGCCGGGCGCGGCCCGGCGAACGGGAGGAGGCGATCGGCTGCCTCACCGCCGTGTGGGACGACCTCCCGCCCGGTGACGAACTCGGTCCCGACATCGCGATGGACATCGGCGACCTGCACTACGACGCCTACCTCGACACCGACGCCGAGGAGCGGGAGGAGGAGGTCGCCGCGCTCACGCGGGCGATCGAGTGGTGCCGCAGGGCGGTGGACGAGCCGTCCGGTTACGCGCGGTTCCGGCTCGGCACCGCGCTGAGCCGCCGCCACCTGCTCGGCGCGGGCGAGCCCGGCGACGGCGACACCGCCCGCCGGCTGCTGACGGACGTGCTGCCGGAGCTGCCGCGCGAGGCCGCCGCCTTCGCGCACCGCGAGCTCGGCGACCTCGCGATGAGCAGGGCCACCGCACGTCCCGGCGCGTCCGGACGCACGGACGAGCGAGCGGACGAGCAGGCGAGCGACCCGACCGACGAACAGGCGGCCGAGATCGCGGAGGCGTGCGGGCGGTACCGCGCGGCGTTCCTCGCCGACGGTTCCCCGGACTGGAACGGGTCGATCCACGCACTGATCGCCGACGCCCTGTTCCAGTTCTCCCCGGCACAGCCCGGCTCCATCGACGACGTCCGGGAGCCGCTGCACCACGCGTCCACCGCGTGGCGCCTGCTCGGCCCGGGACCCGAGCGGCGCGGCACCGGCTACCAGCTGTTCTCGCTGCTGTTCAGCGTCCTCCAGGATCTCCTCGCCCCCGACCTCCCCGCGGATCTGCTCGATCTGGTCGTCGAGGTGTGCGGGGAGGTGGGACCGGAGTTCGACGAGGACATGCGGCGCGCGGACGACGACGCCGTGCGCGCCGAGTTCGGCGCGTTCCACGGCATGATGCTCGCCCAGCGCGGCGACCGGCGGAACGACCCCGGCGACCTCGGAGCGGCCGGGCCGGTCCTGGACGCGGCGTACGAGCTGGCCGACCTCGACGACCCGGAACAGGAACTCGGCGTTCTTCTCCTGTCCGGCGGATACGCGTTCCTGGCGACGAACTTCCAGGGCCCCACGAGCACGGCCCGCGCCAAGGACCTGCTGCGCCGGCTACTGCGTTCCGATCCGGACGACTTGGACGTGCGGTTCGTCCTCGCGCTGGTCCTCGGCGTGGAGACCACCGTCGACCAGGACTTGACCCTGCTCAGGGAGGCGGTCCGGGAGGTGGAACTGCTCCACGCTGACCTTCCCGTGGGCGACGGGCGCCGGGAAAGGCTCCTCCAGCTTCTCGCGCCCCTGTACGACGGACTCGCCGGACGGACGGGCCGCGTGGACCACGCGGAGAAGGCGCAACGGTTCCGCGAGGAACTGGGGCGCCTGAACGAACGGTCGGACGCGTACTCCGACGACGCCCGGACCGGGCTCATGGCCGTCAACGCGCTCAGCGGGGCGCTGAGCGAAGCGTCCGGCGGGAAGCGGTCATCGGTCATGCGGGACCGTCTGGACAAGGCCGATTCCCTGCTCCGGCGCATGCCCGCCGACAGTCCGCTACGGAAAACGATCGGCGCCTACCGCCAGATGGCGAGTTGGACCCGAGCCGGGCAGAGCTCGGACGGCGATACGTTCCGCGACATCTCCGCGCGGCTCACCGAGCTCTCCGGTCACCTCCAGGAAACCGGGCCGGACCACCCGTACCAGGCGATGTTGCGCATGCAGTTCGCCGCCGAACTGGCCCGGCTCGGGAACGTCACAAGCGACATGTCCCTCATCACCCACGCGATGGAGTACATCCCCGACCTTCCGACTGAAGCGGACAAGGAGGACATGACCCAGTTGCTCTCCCAGTCCGGCGGTGTCATGGTCACCTACGCCGGATGGAGCATCAGCCGCGATCCCGCCTGGCTGCGCGACTGCCTGCGGCGGATCGAGTGGCTCGTCGAACAGCCGGGCCTGCCGCCGGTCTACCGGCTGGGATTGAAGATCCTGTGCGCCGTCGTCCGCCGCGACATGGGCGATCGCGCCGTGTCGCGCGAGCTCGTCCTGGCCGCCCTGCGCCAGGTCGGTCAGCTCGTGCTCCTCCAATCGACGTCCGACGACGCGCTGGTGAGCGTCCGGCAGATCGGCTCGTTGCAGCAGGTGTACGGCCGGTGGTTCGTGGACGACAACGATCCGCGCGGCCTCGTCGCCTTCCTTGAGCACACGCGTGGGCTCGTGCTGCACGCGGCGACGTCGGTGACCGACATCCCTCACCTGCTGGAGGAGGCGGGCCGCGACGATCTCGCCGAACAGTGGCGCGCGTCCCCGCACGGCGCCCCGCCCGGCGCCCCGCGCGATCCGGCCGCGTGGCCGGAGAACGTGGAGCCGACCGCCGAGCTGCTCATGACCGGCGCCCTGTCCGGTCTCGGTTTCGACGACGACCTGCGCGACCGGGTCATCGACGCGCTCGCGGCGGCCCCCGCGGCGGCCCGGCTGTTCACCGCGCCGGACATCGCCGAGCTGGCGGGCGCGCTGACCGAGACCGGCGCGGACGCGCTCGTCTACCTCGTCCCGCCCGTCGAGGGACGGCCGGGCGCGGTCGTCATGCTCACCGCCGGGGGCGCCGTCGAATGGATACCCGCGCCGCACTTCACCGCGGGCCCGATGCGGGTGCTCGACCACTACGCGGACGAGCAGCGGGCCTACCTCGACCTGCTCGGGACGCCCGCGGGCGACTCGAACGACGACGCGGACGCCGCCGAAGAGCGAAAAGAGGCGCTGCGCACGGCCGTGCAACGGGTCGAGCGGGCGCTGGGGCAACTGTGCGACTGGGCCTGGTTCGCGGTGCTGCGGGAGGTCGTCCCGGCCGCGCGGCGGCTGCGTCCCGACGGGGCCGCACCGCGCGTCGTCCTCGTGCCGGTGGGGCGGCTCGGCATGGTGCCGTGGCACGCCGCCCGCCGGGTGCCGCGCGACGGCGGCGCCCCGCACTACGCACTGCACGACCTGGCGATCTCCTACGCCGCGACGGGCCGCCAGTTGGCGGACGTCGCACGGCGCCCGTCCCGTCCCCTCGTGGAGGCGCCGGTGATCGTCAGCCCGGAGTTCGGCGACCTCCTCTGGGGCTGGTTCGAGTGCGCCGAACTCCGGGAGCGGTTCTATCCGGGCGCCGTCGTCTACGGGCAGGACGCGGAGGGCACCAGCGGGCACGGCACACCGCAAAAGCTGCAAAAGCACTTCCCCGGCCCGGATCGCGCGGGCGCGTCGCTGGTCCACACCGGCTGCCACGCGGTCGCCCTCCCGGACCAGCCCACCCAGTCGTATCTGCAGCCCGTGCGGGGAAGCGAGCAGGTGCTGCGCATCTCGACCCTGCTCGGCGACGCGCGCGGCCGCGATCCGCGGGCACCCGGCGGGACGATCGTCCTGGCGAGCTGCACCAGCGACCTCACCCGCGCCGACCACGACGAGGCGCTGACGCTCGCAACGGGCTTCCTGACGCTCGGCGCCGCCACGGTGCTCGGGACGCGCTGGGCGGTGTCCGACCGTTACTCCGCGATGCTCTCCATCCGGCTCCACGAGCTGCTGGCGGAGGGACGGCCGCCGCGGGACGCGCTCCGGGAGGCTCAGCTCTGGATGATCGACGGCGCGTGCGGGCCGGGCGGGCCCGCCGATCCCGCCCTGCGCGCGGCGGCGGACGAGGTCGATGCCGGGTCCGGGCTACGCGCCCACGACATCATGAGCTGGGCGGGCTTCACCCACCAGGGCCGCTGA